A region of the Silene latifolia isolate original U9 population chromosome 9, ASM4854445v1, whole genome shotgun sequence genome:
ttatagtataactcgacttctttaaaacaaaactcgaaaactttattatatagtTCAGGTTCTAGAGCATACAACTAGGTACAACTGGTTATAGGATCTATTAATTGTAATCCTTTTTGGTTTATTCTGGCGAGGACCTTATTGGTGTAGCCCTTCCTAGAGTTGTTCCAAGTTAGAATCGGGTTTTATTCCTCCTttgtacataaaaaaaaaaaaactatttttgAGTTTCTTAAAATCAAAATTGTATAGCAATTCGACATATCTCTATCTCATATATAATAGTTTGCGTAGAATCATGCGTTATTTCTATataatttatttaccttttattttattatctATAACGAATATCTAGATCAACAAATGAACAGATCGAAcaaaatacatatatataaacgCATCTACCAATTACCCCATTTTATAAAGCCATGGATTTCTACTAAAAGAGTAAAAGGTGGTCTAAAAAGGATTTAATTGTTAATTAGCAAAGATTTTGTGATTTTCTTTTGTAAAAAAATAATTTGGATGTAAAAAAGTAGAAATTGGAGGTTGGAAGAGTCTAGAACAAAGTACGGAGTTTATATGCCGTCCGATAAGGACAGATGGTGATAGGGGTAAATCGGGTATTATACAAATAAAGATAAGGATGACGTGGAGAGTTAGGAGTGAGGGCCACTATCCGTAATTAGAGTAGCATGCTTTCGTCGTACTATTATCATGATGGTAATGCTACTATGCTAATGTAGTCAATAGTGATGGGGTAGATTTGGAGAGCTCGAATGCTTCCGCAaataatttacgaattaatttaggagtcgtttggttacaACTAATCGTTATCGTCTAATTGATTCAATAAGCAATATTCATACtcaatttattaaaatttctcaAAATTGTTGAAGTTTGGCAATTTTAATTTCGTATTTTTAGGAAGAACATTTCGAGGAAAGGTGCTTCCCTCATTTTTTACAAAAATGTACAGTAGTAGCAAATAGTGGAGGGCCTTAGCCTCATTTGATCATTTAAGTTTATATatattttagtgaataaataaTTACTTAGCCCCCCTCGGATCGGTAGTTGAATACTTAAGTGGAATTATTCTCATGTTAGATTAACTATTTATATCTTAGCTCCTTTAATTTTTATTTCAAAATTCCCTATTGGGCTAGTAaaacaaatttatttatttatttttactttaCTTTTTTGAGAAGAAACTTCAATTTTTATAATCCACAAAATTAACATTTCTTATATTTTAATCCTCCTTGTCAAACAACACCTTACTTTAATCATGTCGTGATTATATTATTTGTATGTGGTGAATTAGAGGGAGAATGTGGTTGTATAAAGCCATAAAAGTAAATGAATGACAAGTCACGTGTTTTATTACACATTGTGCATTCTTTTTATATATCGATTTACCTTTTCATTTTTCCAAACGAACACGTTATTTGTAATatgatattaattttattttatgaaataCGAGCATTTTAATCGATGATTAGTTTTCATTGTAACATTTTGTAAGGACAAACAAATGGCTTTCTTACAAAGAAAAGTTTAATTTCATTTTTGTCCTCTTAGGTTCAATGTTCGACAATTAATAAACGTATAATAATGCGATCTAAGAATTAAGATTAGATGTTAAAAAGTCATGAATATGGTCAATATGTGTGTAAATGTGCATGAAACTGTTAGCATATGTACACATATGTCGGTCATATCCATGGTTGATAATTTTTAGCGTGTTGCAACACAAAAAATAACCCCAGCAACGGTATTCACATGGGTTTTTTCAATATAGGCGTTGCCCGTCTTTAAGTATTGATAAGGTCATTAATTTCAAGATAAATTTTGGAgagtttttaattaaattattgaACGATACTCCTTCGTACCATATAAATGGTAACGTGGTAAAAAATGAGGcttttaagaaaagagggtaaaacaagggtaaagagagaATAAAATAGGTGGGGTACGGAATTGCGGGtttaattgtgagttggtagatGGGTATGTAGTGaaatgtaaatatcaaatgggtataaggataatttggtaatattgtgggccaaataatgaatgttaccattggtgtggtacggcCGTATTAGGTAATTGTTACTgatgggcatattctgcacccgctgaccgagtcaacatattgagcaaggtcaaagatatccacagcaagtcaacgacttagacagcctcaCCAAGCCGGGCTGTCgactgtcactgggtctcggccaCGCGACCCGGCCAGTagaggcacatatccgcgaactcatatccaagacccctcggcggcgagtcaacggggcccgccggcctgccaaaggtccctcggccgagggcaagtcagtctttccacctgctagccacttggccactacgtgacaaaaggtgaaagtctataaatactcctcaactatcattgaggaaaggatccacaatttgacctgagaatcactattcatctggtaatatcttccttatctctctacaatatatacctcgccaagtaacaacaacttacctctctaagttactgacttgagcgtcggagtgagttcgctcggtcaaaagccgagccctcagtttgttcactgtttcaggagaccgaaaggagaagccaaccaaagacgtcattctacaagcacgggtggtaacaaataactgctctgaaattacacccggaacagttacCATTGGTCTGATACGGAGGGCGTAATTTTTATCTCATCTACAATGTATTTTTTGTGATctttttattattaataattgtGATTTAATGAATATTTTTAATTTTGTACATTTTATCGTTAAAGTTAGCCACTTTACAAGTAAACCTTTTTATTATGTGAAGTAGGTATCTTGAAAGACGATTTCTTAATAAACTTATTGAGAGACCACTTATCAATTAATACGCATGACAATAACATTTTATACTTCGGCGTAGATCGTAGCATTCATAGCCATTGTTTTATCTTGGTGCCATAAATTATAAAATGTTCTCACAATAATTAGACTTTTAGAGGATTTGCTCTTTTACAAACTAAGAATATATCGATAGTCAAATACTTATACAGTTCTATATGCAAATCCCTTACGAAAAGGCATTCCATAtaaacatatactccctcctattttagATAACCGTCCCATTATGAAaatggcacaagaattaagaaagtgagtttagaccacacaaaacggaTAATGGGAcaattatgtgaatagacggaaatggaattgaatttgaaccacacaacacttaccaaaaatgaaCAATGAGACATtgttgtgaatagacgaaaatggcCAGGGACGGTTatctggaataggagggagtatgatgtTTAAAAACTTCTATGAGTATATCGTATTAGAACTATcatatttatattattttgattttttttacattAAGGAATAATATACTAAATTTAGTTCTCCATGAATTCGAGAGTAAAAAATGCATAAAGAATGACAATAATTTGTTCTATCTACATATACAAGGTACTATTTAATCTGTTTTATTCTTCACTTATTTAAACAAAGTTGACTATTTAAAGAAGATCAATTGTataatactacgtataaataCCTTTGgatatttatatttttaatttcatattcaatttattaaaataatattaatacacTAAATCTTTAAAATTAATCTTTATAAAATTACCGTGTTGTAACACGAGTTGCTATAATAGCTATGAACATTTCAATTGCATGTAGACAATGATGTAATGCCAAAACTACCCTCGTTGAGGAGTGCAGTGTTCGTGACTTTGTGCAGTGTGTGAGATTGGCCAAAAGTAAAGAGGAAGGTAGGAAATTGGTACGATTCTTTGAACATTGATAGGTATGGAAAGCCTTAATAAATCATGTGTGGGTCCTACCTGCTTATGTCGCCATTACTGCTCTCCATGATCAACAAATTTTTATTGTGATATTTTCATTTGCTAAATCATTGATTTCTTTTAGTCTTGTATAAGACGGTTTTTCACTAACACAATTGTAAAATAAATCTTAATAAGTTTATCTTGGTAATTAAAGATGATCTTCATGTGATTCTAATTTATTAAAGATGTTCGGTATATAAATAGTAAAGGACTAATTGTGGTTATTGAATGACACaagttaattatttaattttttggtGCTATGACACAAGTTAATTATGATGGGTACAAATTCGGGATGTAACCGAGCCGAGCCGAGTTCGAGCTTACCTATGATCGAGCTCGGCTCATATTGTAAAAATCGAGTTTGAGCCCGAACCCGAGCTCTTGAAATCAAGGCTCGAGATCGGCTCATATAATATTTTACGAGCCCGAACCCGAGCCCGAGCTTTGTTTGCGTACCATTTTTTCGAGCATTATTTTAATTATAACGTAATTTGTGATTTAAAAGTTcaaatctacctagtataaaagctaggttcTTTCTAGCCTTCTCATTGGTTCCTTAAAATCGGGGTaaacaattgcattttcataggTGGACCCTACCACAAACTTGCattgatttatttaattttctctcaatacaatttttttttttattgattaAAGTATCTTTTAAGAAAAAATATAAAACGTAAGAGAAGCTTGAAGACTAAAAAACGTACATAAAGGCTAAAAAAATGAAATGCTAATCTACACTTTATTATATTAAAATGTAGGTTATGAGAAATGTCGCGGGTTCAGCATATGTACAATatcttaattaatttatatttcaAATTTAAAATGTTATAGTATATGACTTGACAGAGAATGTAATcattttttgtatactttagttaaagttaatgttttaaaaatcaTAATGTGCAAATTTACATGGGTTTAGATTATCATAATAACATAGAAATTAATTCATTTATCAAGTCACTAAAAATACGACTCTCTATTCAACTCTCTATAACTATATTCGTCTGTCTAAAATTTTAATAGTATaaccgtgcattttttgcacgggactAAAACTAGTTCAAACGAGAATATTATCTTTTTGTTAGCTTATAATAACAATTagtatgtaattttatcttataaactaatattttaatttattattttaaaattGATACAATTAAGTAAATATATTGAAAAACATTAAGTAATTTAAAAATAACGAGCTCAAACGAGCTTCCGAGCCAAGCCTTAGTgtgctcgagctcggctcggttTGGGCCCAGCTTAGttcgagcccgagctcgagcttAGTTTAACCGATTTCGAGCCGAGCTTTAACCGAGCCGATCCCAAGGGCTTGTCGAGCAGGCTCAGTTCAATTACAGCCCTAGTACAAATAATCACATCATACATAAAAAAAACATTCAAAGATATAAAAAATTAAAGATAGACAAATGAATAGACAAcaaaaaatagtaaaagtaaacaaatgaccacAACAATAAAGTATTTCTAAATGTGCTATAACGTATTAATGAGAACAAATGTGCTATAACTTTCAGCCCTAATTGTTCCCTACGGATTACTCGGCAGAGTCTCAAAATTTTACAGGTTAGGGGACATAAGGATATGGGTTTATATCTGGGACTTCCAACTGTTTTTGGGACTAGTAAAAAGGAGATTTTTGCCTTAATCTCTGAGAAGGTTCGAAGGCGAATTTTAAGTTGGAATAATGTTTACTTATCTTCGGCTGGGCGGCTTACTCTCATTCGTTCGGTTCTTTCCTCACTTTCTGTCTTTTCTCTATCGGCATTTAAAATGCCGGTAAGTGTGAGTTCGAGGATAGATTCTTTGATCTCACAATTTTGGTGGGGAGGAACGACTAATGGGAATAATCTCCACTGGAGCAGTAAATTATTTACCCAGGGCTCGAAGGACACTGGTGGGCTCGGTATTCGAAATATTGGGTGTCTTAATCAAAGTCTCTTAGCAAAGGTGAGTTGGCGTATTCTTAATCAACCTGAAGGACTGCTTAGCCGTGTTTTGGGTGCTAAGTATCAAATTTCAAAGGAAACTCTTTTGAATGATGGTTTGCATTATAAGGGTTCTATAACATGGGGTGGCCGAGGGATCTTGTGGGGTTTTGAGTTGCTTAAATCAAACCTAGCATGGCAGGTTGGGTTTCCTTCAGCACTCGATGTCTGGAGGGACAAGTGGATTAATGGTTCCTCTCTTGCACAATTACTTTCACTACCCCCTGATGTTCTTGCAAATAAGCCTTTTCTAAGTGTCTCCCAACTTCAAACATCTGACGGGAACTGGAATGTCACTCTTATTCAGACTTTATGTGGCGATTTGGCTATCCCCTTTATCTGCTCTGTTCCTATTCCTTGTATGGATGCCATTGATGAACTCTACTGGCCTCTCAACTCTAATGGAGTTTACTCCACGAAGAGTGGCTATAAGACTGCATTCTCTTTTTTATGGGCCAATAAATCTACTGTTACGGACTTATCACGGATGGACCCTTTCACTATTGCCTTTTGCAAATCTGATCTTTGGTCTCTACCTATTACTGGTAAGTGGAAGGTCTTTTGATGGAAAATCTTTTCCAACTCTCTTCCCACGGGTGAGGAAGGTATGCGTAGGGGCCTTAATTGGGATCACCATTGTCGACTCTGTTCTTCGGCAAATTCAAATGTGGAATCTATGAGCCATATTTTCCGAGATTGCACTTATGTCTCTCGCATTTGGTTTGCTTGCCCCCTTGGGATACGCAGTATTATGGGAAATAATCTTCCCATCCAGAAATGGATTATCAATTGGATCCATTTTTTCAAGAAAAATAAGAATTTCAACAATGATGTTTCGCTTTTTGTTAGCACTCTTTGGCAAATATGGTGTCTTCGCAACAATGCTCTTTTCCGTGAGTCTTCACCTGATTTACACAATCTGTTCAAACAATTGGGTATTGATGCTTCTAATAATGTTTGGGCTGAGGAACAAAGGACGAAAAGCTTAGCTTTTTCCCTCCATGACGACGTGCCTGACATGGACGACGCTTTCAAAATCAGAAATCATCATCCTCATGTGCTTGTTGGTCCTGCTCTTTGTTCGGATCATATTCGAATCAAATGTGATGCCTCGTGGCGAACAAATCTCAGGGCCTCTGCTGGATGGATTTTTCTTGACAGAAATGGCAACATCTTCCATCAAGGACAGTCGGCTTTCTGGGCGCAATCACCATTTCAAGCTGAAGCAACTGCTTTAAGACATGCGATTTCGGAGGCATTCTCTCAAGGATATAAGCACATTGATGCAACTACGGATTGCTTAAATCTAGCTCTTCAAGTCAATGGCATTGGCGACATTACTCATGACTCAGCCAATATTATCCTCTCAATTTCCTATATAGCATTTAACTGTCATTGTTTTTCTCTTAGCCATTGTCCTAGAAGCCTTAATAGGATCGCTCATACTATAGCGAAAGCTGTAGTTTAATTGAGCAATCTTTTTCttaaatgacaaaaaaaaaataaaaaaaataaagtatTTCTAAATAACCCCTTGCACAATAAGAAACATATAAACAATTAACCGAAATTTAAAATATAACTTGAAACAAAGTTGACTATAGAACAAATCAATTATCAGCTAGTcttactatagacggatatatccgtctatagctaaaacgggtcaaatagcttgaaagtggtgatattttGGCCCCCAACATCCCACTTGTTatttgtcctattaggaatgtgctattgtatttgacccgtctttagttatagacggatatgtgtcGTCTATAATCAGATTTTGTGATCAATTATATACATAATTTATAAGAATCTTTTAAGTCTCCTATGTTTTCTTTTAAATGACCATTAAACACAATATCTAATTAAAGACAGGTATAttcgtcttaagtttaagacgtgTCAAGCAATATAAATAACATCAAATCACAATGCATAAGAAAAACAATAAAATTATCTTATATGCACAAATGAAAATACTCCATAATACTTAACTAGTTTTAATATTAAAATGAATATATCCGTTTTAAAGAAGACTTAATAACAATTAAGTGACCACTAGTCCACTAGTAGGAAGAATGTGTGAAGAAACCCAAAGTTTCACATGTGaggttgtcccacattgataaaagaggagaagaattaccactttataaggcagggggctactccctctatagccaattggttttagagtggaaccctcttggacctacgttgtggactctttctcctccgtttgggtgcagtccaggcccgttgttgaatttaacaaATGCAAGGCAGAGTGTACGAGAACGTGTAGAGCATTCATTTGTGGATAAGCTTTAAAACGGAGTCTAACAACCCTCGACAGTTCAGTTGACACCCGAATGACTCCCTTGTTTCATTAAACTACTATTCGGTCAATATCCAATCTAAGACCGCACGTGGCGCCGGCACATGATCATTTTAGTCCAGTCAATCTATGTTGTAGTTCAGGATCGGTTTAATTTTGTTAGTCCCAGTCAATCTCGACTTGAGTTTGGGCTAAACGTCAATTTGTCCAAGTTTAAGCCGAGTTTATATCGAACCGATTTGGATAACTCGATGAGTCCGCCAGCTAATTTACATTTCTATTTGTATATTTAttcgcaaattcttatttcagacggactgttttcccgtctgaaataagacggataaAATATTGCCATTTTTTAAGAGAATGTAACCATTTAATCCACAAAATGTTATTACTAGAGGTGTTATTTTTTTACCTTGGAAATGATGTGAAaaaaatggtaacatgttatcagaaaataacaacatttattgtaaaaTGACAACATGTTACCTGTCTTGTTTCAGACGGAAAACAATCGTCTGAACCAAGACGCGCTGTCATTCATTTAATACAGTGGTCAATCGATTCGATTAACTTTAATCGTTAATTTGTTTAAATATACTACTAAGAGTCTAAGATAGAACGTGAAACTAATCATTTTGTATGTACTAAAACAATAATGACGACTTTCCAAACTAAAATATCTGTCATTATATACATATAAAAAAGGGGTGTATAGTGTATACAATGAATAATTGATATACGTATAagaaatttaaataattaaataattaatgcAGAGGAAAAGAGGGAGCTGCAACAGAAAAAAGAATCAAATCTGTGGGTGAGACAACGACGACGCTGAGGCACACGGATTGGGCCGCCTACTGTACAAAATACTCAGAGGCCACTTGTGAATTCAGATATTCTATGGGCCGTTACCTCGATTCTAGAATAAAACGATCTCAACCGTAAAATGATccatttttaaaaataaaatcatttactgtatttattattgtatatgagAGACTAATTTTGATGTAAGACCGTTCTAGACAATAATCACTAATTACTTTAAAATATCatccgtccattcaactccacactaccactttcttttttcacgatTGCTAACGCgtcttttacgcgctaaatattgttagctacgtatttgcgaaaaatataaaagttagatatttttaatgtactcgtaaagacgaataaaacaagatctcacatgaatatattttcacttatgtattgggagaaaattgaaattgaatgtttaACTATAAATAGTGTACAAAATAGATAAtagtagtgtggagttgaatggagggagtctTTCATTTTGTCACCAATGCTGAATAAATGCAAGACGGTCCTTTTATTGATTAAACAATCATTTGAtaagaatgtttttttttttatatatataaaaatgtTTAATGCAACCATCATCCAAAACAATTACTGTATTGTTTTACTATATAATACAAATCTGTTCTAGTCAATTATTTATCTTCCGGTTCTTTTGTATAAGTATTTTACTCAAAAATAAATGAACGACTGAGAGTTTGAGATGAAGAAAATAGGTTGTTTTATAGGACCGTTCTATATGATTTACACTTCACAAGAGTTTAATAAGAATAGATCTAAAAATGACTATAGaaccattaaaaaaaaaaagatattagAATAAATTTTTAGTCAAAAAATAGGGGTATTTATGTTTGCAGTTGATAGTGTGAATTGAGGCGAGGAGGCACACAGATTGCTTAAGCTATGCACtcgtctctctaaaactcaaagatGGTTTCAAAATAAATTCTCAGAAGCCACTTGTACAAATTGCAATGTGAATTGGACTTTTACAGGCCGTTGAGCCGTTCCCTCAACCCGTCTTCTATGCTACAATTGGACGATACTATAAGAGAGTTACGGTTTTTATAAGGGTGGCTCAAATATGGTCTACAAGACTACCATATTTAGAGGATGGACATATTTAACCTCGAGGACGGGCCTGTTATACCGCGCAGGCGCGCGCACATCCATCGAGGATCGTGTAGAATTAGTCCCGGAATGAAGCAGGGTCTAACTAGTTTAACAAAATTTCGTATTTGTAGGCTCGGGACTAATGCCTGGAGGCTGGAGCTATCAAGCAGGCCAATCACCCATGACCTTCAATAAAAATGCATATTCATATGCCTTCTCCTTAGAGTGGCCAGACCGCCCACCTTCCCCAAAATGACCTCCTTTCATTTCCGTCTTTAAGATAACTGACCGAGAACAAGTTGTACATGTTGTTTCTCGTACTTTAGCCACCCATTTTGCGGCTTCCCAAACTCCAACCCTGAAGTTACCACATCAGCCGTGGACTCGTAAGTTTGAAGGTTTAAGACTCTTGGAGATACTCCATTTGTTCCAACCAGTAATTTACGTTTGCTATGCAAATGAACCAGTGAGTTTAACCGTCATTCTCAACCACAGAGACATGCTTAAAAACAAACGTAAATTATTGGCTGGGAAGGACAAGAAATATGGGCCGGGGGGCTCGAGACGTGTATTTAAATGCGATATATAACAAAAAGTTT
Encoded here:
- the LOC141600512 gene encoding uncharacterized protein LOC141600512, translating into MGNNLPIQKWIINWIHFFKKNKNFNNDVSLFVSTLWQIWCLRNNALFRESSPDLHNLFKQLGIDASNNVWAEEQRTKSLAFSLHDDVPDMDDAFKIRNHHPHVLVGPALCSDHIRIKCDASWRTNLRASAGWIFLDRNGNIFHQGQSAFWAQSPFQAEATALRHAISEAFSQGYKHIDATTDCLNLALQVNGIGDITHDSANIILSISYIAFNCHCFSLSHCPRSLNRIAHTIAKAVV